TTCAGATTTCTTCCTGATCTACAGGAACTTCATCTCGCCAATGGAGTTGTCAGATCTGCTGATCCTGAGACTCCGCTGGTGTATGAGTGAGAGCAGCTCGCCGAACGGGGAAAGGCGAAAGATCGGTAAGATTACGCTGGTGCGAACGTTTGTGTTGTTGAGGCACTGGATATTGAATTATTATGTTCAAAATTTCCTTCCTGATGTGAATCTGCGGCTTCGTGTaatcaaattcttgaacGAACCGTGCGAGTCATATCCTAGCATTGTTAAGAGCATAATTGTTAATCTCAAGAAAGCGTGGGTCCGTTGCTCAAGGCGAGTATGGACAAATCTGGCCCTTGATGAACCTGCTTCCGTGGGACAGGACGACAGGTGGGCATTATATGAGATAAAGGATTATACACagttggaagaactgcgaAAGAGGGGCAGTCGGCTGAGCACTTACGCCAAAAATGGAAGCTCGAGCCCGAACTTCCGCAATCAGAGCGTGCTTTCGCTTTTCAAGGAATCGGATGTCTTTAAGATTCCAGACTCTGTCGGAGCAACTTCACGAACAGCTTCCATGGTACTTTTTCCGTGCGACAACTCTAACGTCAAGACAGGGTTTTGCTTGGAGGGTGAGGATAAATTCGGCAATGAGCAGAATAACGCCAAAGCTACTCACTCTGAGCATAAACGTATGGTAAGCAAtctttcgaagatgacCAATGTGTCGGGGATGCTCAGAGACGTTAAGGAATCTGTATCACCTAACCTGGACCAGCTAATACCGCCAACTCCCGCAAAGAAGGTCGAACTTATCCTCAAATTGCCTGAAGATATAGGCTCCGACAGCGAGGGAAAGGAGATCAAAAGGAATGGCGGCAAAGTCCCAGCGGTAGAAAACTCTTCTATTGAGAAACATCGTGGACCAATGGCATTGCTATCAAAATGGAAAAATAATCACTCAAGAACAGCGAAGTTGCGAGCTGGTGCGGCATCCTCAGTTTCCAACAGTTTTGCGAAACCGGAAATGGATAATTTTGTGAAGTATGTCATCTCCATCACCTCTTTGGAAACGAAGGCCCAAGAGCTTGAGGATCCCCAAAGTCTTGTCAGCTCTAAATTCGACATCTTGAGTGCTAGAACGATAGAGGAAGTTGAATTCCTGGTTTCGCTGGAAAATGATCTCATTTCCCAGGTGCGCGGTTCAGTTGAGCCGCATGCCGATGCACCAGCTAATGATTTGGTCAAGattgatgacgaagagtCCGTGGAAACTCAGGGTTTTAGTGCCGTGGATAACTTGAACTTGTATCAAACCGTTAGCTCCATTGCAAACTCTGTCGTTTCGTTGTCGAACAACCTAAATCGACCTTCCAAAGTGCCTAACGGAGCTGTTTCTCCGTCTTCTGCTGCGTTAGAAAGACGAAAGGTTCAGAGTTCAATGGCAGCCATTTTACGCTCAAACTCTAAATTCAGTTTTGTGAGTAGAAATAATAGCATGAAAGAATCATCAAACGAGCCAACGGATGGACCGCAGAGATTAGTGTTTCATGATTCCGAATCGGTAGACCGAGGAAAGGGTGATAATGAGACCTCTTCTGAGGCGGCCCCTCAGCTGACTATGTTGAAAAAGAGGTACTCACAGTCACCGACTCGGACCTCACCGCTGCGCAATAACTTGCCTAGTTTAGCAGAGGATCACTTGACTAGTAGTATGCATGGCGGCATGACTAGAGGTTCAAGCTATTCTTCCATAACATATGATTCAGATTTGTCTATGTCGTCTCGGGCTTCTCCAGGTGACAGACACATTGAGAATGACAATCAAAGTATAAATGCACTAAAACGGAAGGGAGCTCGAAATAACTTACGTGAGTTTACATTTGAAAGCCAAAAAAGGAAGTCGATGCAAGATATAGAATCTGCTTCGTCTTTCGTAACCACGAGAGAGTCTATCGATGGAGCAACTCCTCTCAGTCAAAAACCGCCGGACAAGGTAGCACGGCCTGCAAGCGGGCGTATAAGCATAATGAGGAAACCCACTATAGCCAAAAGTCCACTTCGAAGCATTCAACAATCCCAGAAGGAAGATCTAGATTTCTTGCTGAGAGATAAGGAGCTGATGCAGAATGAATTGGAGGTTGCTCTattgcagaagaagacggCATCAATCACCGCCAGCGTTGACACCGGCGTGCTgtttgtttctcaaaatAACAGTCCAAAAAAGCTACCACAACAGGAAGCGCTGTGTATCAGGCTGTCTACTACACCTAGCATACAATCAATAACTGACAAGAGCCCTGTGTTAGTGAGAACTACGATGGATAACACAGAAGGCTCGAGCGAAACGCAGGATCCTAATGAGGGTCTCAAGAATGAGCTCCACAGGCTTAATCTACAGACGTCAGCAGATTCGTCTTTGGGTTATCCCGAGTTTGAGGAATCTGTTTCACTTTCTGATGCCGCAAAATCTTCAGGACTGAAGAACAAATATTTATTCTCACCCGACAACGATAGTGTAGACATTGCTTCTCCTGCTAAAAACGTAGAAGAGCTAAAGGATAAATTTTTAaacaaagatgaaaaggaagatACTTCAGAGTCGCCATCGCAAACGGACGCAACCAGTACAAACGGTTTAGCTGATGATGCCGAAAAACTTATAGCCGAGTTTAAAAACAAGGCGATGCAGGAAGAGAATATTCTTAACATTGTGAGTCTGCCTGACGATTCAGTTCATGATGACCCGGTCAACGTTGCTCTAATGAAGCTTGAGGGCACCTATAAGAAGGGTTCGGATGACAAATCGGGTAGCGAGCAGGAAAGTAGgtcatcttctgttttGGCCGAAGAGGTGGATATGCTAGGCATCGCTGATCTATCTGTCCCACAAATCGATCCGAGTGATAGGCGCAGATCATTGCTTATTGAGAAAAGAAGGCAAACTATCATGAACATTCCATTCACTCCTGATACTGAGAAAGATGCAGAAAGAGTTAACGAGAAATCATTACGCATGGATGCGAAACAACTCCTACAGGGGTACCAGCTAAAGGATCCCAGTCTGCTGATAGCCAACAACGATCTACATGTCTCGTTCATTTTGATGTACGATTCGCTGTCAATAGCGCAACAAATGACACTTATCGAGAGAGAGCTCCTAAGCGAGATTGATTGGaatgagctgttgaatCTGAAACTAGCAGGCTCTGCGCCGCGGGCTACGAGCTGgctgcagcttcttgttcagaaCGAGTCGCTCTCCGGCATAAATCTAGCAATCGCAAGGTTCAATTTGATGGTTGATTGGATAGTGTCCGAAATTGTGCTAACTGCAGATGTTAAACTCAAGAGAAATACGATACAGAGATTCATACATGTTGCGGAACATTGCCGGCTTTTCCAAAACTATAACACAATGATGGAGATCGTCCTAGCGCTCGGTTCTACTACCGTTCAAAAGTTTTCCGAAGCCTGGAGGTTAATCGAGCCTGGCGATTTGATAACTTGGGAAGAGTTGAAAGTAATACCATCCCTGGATAGAAATTACTCCACCATCAGAAAACTGCTGAATGATGTTGATCCGTTAAAAGGTTGCGTCCCCTTCATAGTCCTCTACCTTTCTGATATTTCCCTTAActcagagaagaagagctggttTGTGGAGAACCAAGTAGTTAACTACAATAAGTTCGACACCAACGTACAGATGGTCAAAAACTTCATTCAGAGGGTGCAGTGGTCCAGATACTACGATTTTCCCGTGAACCACGAGCTATTAAGCAAATGCGTCTATTTGACAGCCCTTACCCAAGAGGAGATCACTCAATTGACCCGCTAATGGGAGTTATCGTCACCATAAAGCTAGATCATATGTCGATACAACGTAGTAGTAATAACGAGAAGCCGGGTAATGAggtttgaaaaattttctaaACTCATCGCTCAAGAATCaatgagatgcgatgagatgaggTGAGATGAGTTGGTTCTATAATAGACTCTTCGCCATTTCTACCACTTGCTGACGCCATCTGGCATTCCAAAATTGAATAAGCGGGTGTCTTTTGCTTGGAGCTAATTGAATCATAATGTCAGACGATATAATCTGGCATCTTATAAACAATCAATTTTGCTCCTACAAGCTTACGACCGACAAAGGTCAGGCCTTTTGTCGTAATGAATACAACGTGACGGGACTCTGTAATAGACAGTCATGCCCTCTGGCGAACTCCAAGTATGCGACTGTCAAGAGTGTGAATGGCCGGTTGTACTTATACATGAAAACAGCAGAAAGGGCTCATACACCAGCAAAACTGTGGGAAAGAATCAAGCTCTCCAAGAATTACTCCAAAGCCATTCAGCAGATCGACAACCACCTTCTTTATTGGAATAAATTCCTGGTACACAAATGTAAGCAGAGATTGACCAGACTTACGCAGGTTGCAATCACAGAAAGACGTATGGCTCTaagagaggaagaaaggCATTATGTTGGTATTGCTCCTAAGGTCAAAAGGAGGGAGGAAAACCGTGAAAGAAAAGCGTTGGCGGCTGCTAAGATTGAAAAGGCTATCGAGAAAGAATTGCTGGATAGGCTCAAGAGCGGCGCTTACGGCGATAGGCCGCTAAACGTCGACGagaagatctggaagaaagtGATGGGCCACATggaggacgaagatgagctacacgaggacgaggacgagtTGGAActtgaagaggaagaggaaagtgATGAAGGCGAGGTTGAATACGTGGAAGACGAAGGCGACGACGAGATGGTCGACTTGGAGGACCTAGAGAACTGGTTGCAGGGATCAGACTCAGATGAGCCCTCATCTGAGGAGGAtagcgatgaagaaagcgaCGAGGATTCAGACGAAAGTGACGCTGAGGAGAAAccatcgaagaagaagaagaaggtggCGCCGGCAAGAAAACGCCCCAAGGTGGAAATTGAATACGAACAAGAAACTGTCTTGCCAACCGTCCAGGAGACTACTCGTTAGAACTTGAGACTATCTTGCAGGTAATaactttttcttctctcaTTCTAGTCTAGAGCTACGAACTTTCTATGTACATTTGAATTTGAAATTAGAGCAACTAAACATAAAATGTTGGTCGGTGGAAAGAACAACCACGATGTGGCCGGCGGAGGAGAAGATATCCCTCTGGTAGACAAGCGGACCTCCAAATGCACTCAGCCGGCAAGATATTATATGATTCTAGTGAGAGTTCGTGAGTCACGTGACCTTCACATAATCACTATACATTGATGTCCACAAGTTCAGAAGAAGGCTTATCATATTGGATTCGTATAAATAGGGACTAGCCGGCGTCTGATAGTGTCAGGGGGCATCACTCGACATATATCTCAAGTTAACAGCTGTCGATGCCTTTGTCTCGTTCTGAAAGTCAACCGGGAGAAGACACGCTGTTCGATGTTGATTTCCTAGATTTACCGCCAACTGGAGCGTCTGAACAGCGTTATAGAAGTCAGCAGAGCTCCTTAGGTGACTCTAACCACAACTATGTTTTACCTGAGGAAACAATTGATCTTAGCAGGAATGTAAGCATTGAAAATGACCTTGATGAGGAGTACGGCTCTTTTCCGCACGAAACTTCCACAAAATGGGCTCATGATCGGTTGAACTCTGGCGACGATGCCGCCAATGCTGCCAACATACGGCCGAAAGGTACGGGGACGATTTCCAAAATGTTGGAAGCAGTGAGAAACACTCT
The nucleotide sequence above comes from Torulaspora globosa chromosome 6, complete sequence. Encoded proteins:
- the LTE1 gene encoding mitotic regulator LTE1 (ancestral locus Anc_7.74); translation: MKQMDCFNKPEYYPVPSETVISYARGDGNSGGRKQVLKADLLALIVFLTSPEDAVDYTAISDFFLIYRNFISPMELSDLLILRLRWCMSESSSPNGERRKIGKITLVRTFVLLRHWILNYYVQNFLPDVNLRLRVIKFLNEPCESYPSIVKSIIVNLKKAWVRCSRRVWTNLALDEPASVGQDDRWALYEIKDYTQLEELRKRGSRLSTYAKNGSSSPNFRNQSVLSLFKESDVFKIPDSVGATSRTASMVLFPCDNSNVKTGFCLEGEDKFGNEQNNAKATHSEHKRMVSNLSKMTNVSGMLRDVKESVSPNLDQLIPPTPAKKVELILKLPEDIGSDSEGKEIKRNGGKVPAVENSSIEKHRGPMALLSKWKNNHSRTAKLRAGAASSVSNSFAKPEMDNFVKYVISITSLETKAQELEDPQSLVSSKFDILSARTIEEVEFLVSLENDLISQVRGSVEPHADAPANDLVKIDDEESVETQGFSAVDNLNLYQTVSSIANSVVSLSNNLNRPSKVPNGAVSPSSAALERRKVQSSMAAILRSNSKFSFVSRNNSMKESSNEPTDGPQRLVFHDSESVDRGKGDNETSSEAAPQLTMLKKRYSQSPTRTSPLRNNLPSLAEDHLTSSMHGGMTRGSSYSSITYDSDLSMSSRASPGDRHIENDNQSINALKRKGARNNLREFTFESQKRKSMQDIESASSFVTTRESIDGATPLSQKPPDKVARPASGRISIMRKPTIAKSPLRSIQQSQKEDLDFLLRDKELMQNELEVALLQKKTASITASVDTGVLFVSQNNSPKKLPQQEALCIRLSTTPSIQSITDKSPVLVRTTMDNTEGSSETQDPNEGLKNELHRLNLQTSADSSLGYPEFEESVSLSDAAKSSGLKNKYLFSPDNDSVDIASPAKNVEELKDKFLNKDEKEDTSESPSQTDATSTNGLADDAEKLIAEFKNKAMQEENILNIVSLPDDSVHDDPVNVALMKLEGTYKKGSDDKSGSEQESRSSSVLAEEVDMLGIADLSVPQIDPSDRRRSLLIEKRRQTIMNIPFTPDTEKDAERVNEKSLRMDAKQLLQGYQLKDPSLLIANNDLHVSFILMYDSLSIAQQMTLIERELLSEIDWNELLNLKLAGSAPRATSWLQLLVQNESLSGINLAIARFNLMVDWIVSEIVLTADVKLKRNTIQRFIHVAEHCRLFQNYNTMMEIVLALGSTTVQKFSEAWRLIEPGDLITWEELKVIPSLDRNYSTIRKLLNDVDPLKGCVPFIVLYLSDISLNSEKKSWFVENQVVNYNKFDTNVQMVKNFIQRVQWSRYYDFPVNHELLSKCVYLTALTQEEITQLTR
- the MAK16 gene encoding ribosome biosynthesis protein MAK16 (ancestral locus Anc_7.73) encodes the protein MSDDIIWHLINNQFCSYKLTTDKGQAFCRNEYNVTGLCNRQSCPLANSKYATVKSVNGRLYLYMKTAERAHTPAKLWERIKLSKNYSKAIQQIDNHLLYWNKFLVHKCKQRLTRLTQVAITERRMALREEERHYVGIAPKVKRREENRERKALAAAKIEKAIEKELLDRLKSGAYGDRPLNVDEKIWKKVMGHMEDEDELHEDEDELELEEEEESDEGEVEYVEDEGDDEMVDLEDLENWLQGSDSDEPSSEEDSDEESDEDSDESDAEEKPSKKKKKVAPARKRPKVEIEYEQETVLPTVQETTR